One window of the Natrinema sp. CBA1119 genome contains the following:
- the thiE gene encoding thiamine phosphate synthase: MNPSNWRTYFVTQASLSDDRTTLDIVRAAVDGGVDAIQLREKETSARSRYELGLELRELTAEAGVDLLVNDRVDIARAIDADGVHVGQSDLSVGVARDLLGSDAIVGCSASTVAAAREADADGADYLGVGAVYGTSSKDVDADKDGVGPERIAAIADAVSIPIVGIGGITADNARPVVEAGAAGVAVISAITAAPDPAAATESLTAAVETPKAIDTGGQGE; this comes from the coding sequence GTGAATCCATCGAACTGGCGGACCTACTTCGTCACGCAGGCGTCGCTGTCGGACGACCGGACGACGCTCGATATCGTTCGCGCGGCCGTCGACGGCGGCGTCGACGCTATCCAGTTGCGCGAGAAAGAAACAAGCGCTCGCTCGCGGTACGAACTGGGGCTCGAACTGCGCGAACTCACGGCCGAGGCGGGCGTCGACCTGCTCGTCAATGACCGGGTCGACATCGCGCGAGCGATCGACGCTGACGGCGTCCACGTCGGCCAATCGGACCTTTCGGTCGGGGTCGCCCGCGACCTGCTCGGTTCGGATGCGATCGTCGGCTGTTCGGCGTCGACGGTCGCGGCGGCGCGGGAGGCGGACGCCGATGGGGCGGACTACCTCGGCGTCGGGGCCGTTTACGGGACTTCCTCGAAGGATGTCGACGCGGACAAGGACGGAGTCGGTCCGGAGCGAATCGCCGCGATCGCCGACGCGGTCTCGATCCCGATCGTCGGCATCGGCGGCATCACGGCCGATAACGCTCGGCCGGTCGTCGAGGCGGGCGCGGCCGGCGTGGCCGTGATTAGTGCGATTACGGCGGCTCCGGATCCGGCGGCCGCGACCGAGTCGCTGACTGCCGCCGTCGAAACGCCGAAGGCGATCGATACCGGAGGACAAGGGGAATGA
- the thiM gene encoding hydroxyethylthiazole kinase, whose translation MSVTDIDAGDFAESVRTVRETEPLVQSLTNTVTINDVANVTLHWGGLPVMADSFGDAGEMADLARAVLINTGQVPDGRVEAMHEAGKKANERGIPVVLDPVGVGSTPSREAVAESLLSVIDFTVIKGNYGEISALAGVEAEVKGVESVGDYETIERTSRSLAESTGATVVASGVDDVVADADGAVRLTAGHEMLGEVVGTGCMLGVTVATFCGALEDAREAAVHGTLAFGLAGERAADMGYAGPGSYRTNFRDAVAGVTGDTVAGLSLEDRLEQVR comes from the coding sequence ATGAGCGTAACCGACATCGACGCCGGCGACTTCGCGGAATCGGTTCGGACGGTTCGGGAAACGGAACCGCTCGTCCAGTCGCTGACCAACACGGTGACGATCAACGACGTCGCGAACGTGACCCTTCACTGGGGCGGGCTCCCGGTGATGGCCGACTCGTTCGGCGACGCCGGCGAGATGGCCGACCTTGCGCGTGCGGTCCTGATCAACACCGGTCAGGTGCCCGACGGCCGCGTCGAGGCGATGCACGAAGCCGGGAAGAAGGCGAACGAACGGGGCATTCCGGTCGTCCTCGATCCCGTCGGCGTCGGCTCGACGCCCTCGAGAGAGGCGGTCGCCGAGAGCCTGCTCTCGGTGATCGACTTCACCGTGATCAAGGGCAATTACGGAGAGATCAGCGCGCTCGCGGGCGTCGAGGCCGAGGTCAAGGGCGTCGAATCCGTCGGCGACTACGAGACGATCGAGCGGACATCCCGCTCTCTCGCCGAGTCGACCGGTGCCACCGTTGTCGCTTCCGGCGTCGACGACGTCGTCGCGGACGCCGACGGCGCAGTCCGGCTCACCGCCGGCCACGAGATGCTCGGCGAGGTCGTCGGCACTGGCTGCATGCTCGGCGTGACCGTCGCGACCTTCTGTGGCGCGCTCGAGGACGCCCGCGAAGCCGCCGTCCACGGGACGCTCGCGTTCGGTCTCGCCGGCGAGCGCGCGGCCGACATGGGGTACGCGGGCCCGGGCAGCTACCGGACGAACTTCCGCGACGCCGTCGCCGGCGTGACGGGTGATACCGTCGCCGGTCTCTCCCTCGAGGACCGACTCGAACAGGTGCGCTGA
- a CDS encoding rubrerythrin family protein: MTDPDAFVEAVSEDNQTALSRLGSSKSLYADTGGEIDTEPVLEATADAEYAAWQTFREWADDEADDEARAAFETTAEEEQNHYETVDGKLDADEYEPNEIPQLHEYLRNREDTVERVGALVGRILASQRSKDQVVGYFVGDADPQTASLFRDFGEDLDDQLERAKTLLETVCDSDEDWDRAQEAASGAIQAAYEEYVETLEGMGANPKPVC, from the coding sequence ATGACCGATCCGGACGCGTTCGTCGAGGCCGTTAGCGAGGACAACCAGACCGCACTCTCGCGACTCGGCTCCTCGAAGTCGCTGTACGCCGACACCGGCGGGGAGATCGACACCGAACCCGTCCTCGAGGCGACCGCCGACGCCGAGTACGCCGCCTGGCAGACGTTCCGCGAGTGGGCCGACGACGAGGCCGACGACGAGGCTCGCGCGGCATTCGAGACCACGGCCGAGGAGGAGCAAAATCACTACGAGACCGTCGACGGCAAACTCGACGCCGACGAGTACGAACCGAACGAGATCCCCCAGCTCCACGAGTATCTCCGAAATCGCGAGGACACCGTGGAACGGGTCGGCGCACTCGTCGGCCGCATTCTCGCGAGCCAGCGCTCGAAGGACCAGGTCGTCGGCTACTTCGTCGGCGACGCCGACCCGCAGACGGCCAGCCTGTTCCGCGACTTCGGCGAGGACCTGGACGACCAGCTCGAGCGCGCGAAAACGCTGCTCGAGACGGTCTGCGACAGCGACGAGGACTGGGACCGCGCCCAGGAGGCCGCGAGCGGCGCGATTCAGGCCGCCTACGAGGAGTACGTCGAGACGCTCGAGGGAATGGGCGCGAACCCCAAGCCGGTCTGTTAA